The Polaribacter sp. Q13 sequence CAGGAAAGTCGAAAAAATCATTTGGCTTGTTTAATAAAGCAGCTGTAGTATCAATTGTTAACCGAACCGCATTACGATATTTTGTATTTAGAAACTCAATAAAAGGTGTTAATTCTCTTTCGTGTTGGTCTATAAGATTTACACCAGGGGTTGTCATTATAATTTCAAAATCTCTAAAATTTTTACAATGTGCTATGTATTGTAAAATATTAAGATGCATTATGATGGTTTTACCACTTCCTGTAGCCATCCAATACGCTAAACTTTCTTTAGAAAATATAAAATCGTGTTCTTCTTTTTTAGTGAGATACAACTCTGTAAAGTATAGCGCTAATATTTGATAATAACGTAAAGTTACCTCTTGCTCTTGATTGTTTTTTAAATAACTATTGTAGTTTTTTAAATGCTTTTGTACACTACTTAAAATATCGTTATCTAAACCTAAAGTAGTATCATATAACTCTAATTTATCTTGATATACTGTTTCTCTAAAATCTACGTCTGGATGCGTTAACCCTTCTTTACGCAGATGGTTGTATAATTTTAACTCCATTGCGTTTATTATTGGTTAAAGATTTCTTTAGAAATAATTTTTAGTTCAATATCTTCATCACCTACTTTAAGATGATTGCTTTTATCTAAAGTAAGTGTTGCAAATTCTGCATTTACCTCTATTGTATGAATGTTAGTGTGTTTAGAAGTTATTTCAATTATTTGCGTGCTGTCATCTTCATTTATAGCAATATCTCGCCAAATAACTAATACACCATTGGTTGTTTCTATTACTTTGTAGTATTTCTTATTTAACTCATACGTTTTAATAGACTTTATAAAATACCCTTGTAAATAATTATAGGTTTCTGTAAGGTCTATAAAACCTTTTTGTGTAGGTTGCCCATAATTAATAGTGTTGCTAAATGGAGTAAATAAATTTAATGTAGTATCTAAACTATTTTCTTCTGGTTTGTATAAATATTTAATAGGCAAGTTTTCTGGTAATGCTCCTTTATATACTTGTAAATTATCTAATACATCTTCGTATTGCTCTAATACTTGGTATTTAAAGATATGTTTCAACGAACCATTATTATCTAATGGTTTACAGTTTTGCCAATTCTCACTAAATATTCTTCTGACAACTCTTTTAGTCAAAACTTTATCAAAATAGTCTCCCATTTCCATAAGCATATATTTTCTTTTACCTTCATTTTTATTCAAGTTTAAAACAGAATGAGCAGTAGTTCCTGTACCTCCAAAGAAATCAAGGACAAATGCGTTTGGATTAATAATTGATTTGACAATGTTTTCAATTAATTTAGTTGGTTTTGGGTAAGGAAATTCACCTAAATCATTATATAAATTTTCTTTTTCTTTATTACTATCCTGATTATCACCCCAATCGGTCAAAAGGTTAGAAATGCTTTTATTTCTTGACATTTCCTCATCTGTAGGATACCTTCTAAAAGAATATTTTTCAGTTATATAAATAAGTTTTTCTCTGCTAAATAAAGTTATGGCTTCTTGTTTATTTCTAAAATTAGCTTTAACCTTAAAATCATTTTGAACAATTCCATCTTTTATTACTACGTCTTCAAGATATTCTGTCGACATAGATTTATTCTGATATATACCTTTTTTAATTACACCTACTTTTAACCCCTTACTTTCAATCCCTTTTAAAATTAGCATTTCAGAAATAGGATTTGAAGCATTATCCACCCTTCTTGTGCCATCACTTGCTTTGTCTATGGATAGTTTTTTAATTAGAGCTTTGTCTTTAGCATATACGAATATGTAATCCGTCATTGTTCCGACCTGTGAGAGGAACGATGGTTGCTTTTTCTTTTTCCAAATAAGAGTAGATATTGAATTATTACCAAAAACTTCTTCTAATAATGATTTTAATCTAAAATACTCCTGTTCGCCGATGTTTATAAATATTAACCCACCTTTATCTAAAACCTTTTTTGCCTTAAACAAACGGTTTTCCATCATAGTTATCCAAGAACTATGTTTGAAATTATCCTTATAAGCAAAACCATCATCCCCTGTATTATAAGGTGGATCAATATAAATACAATCTATTTTTGATAAAAATTTAGTTTCTATAAAATTTAGCCCTTGGTGATTCTCAGACTTAAATAATACACCATTGGTTTTATCATCTAAATCATCAATTTCAGATATTATTTTGTCTTTAAATGGGTTAGTGCCGTCTATTTGTTTAAAGCATTTGGTATCTAACACTAAAGTTGGGTTGGCTTTTATATCTTCAATAGTTTTAATTTCTAAAGAAAAAAGATTTTGCCACTCTTTTAGTTGCGTTTTGTTTTCTAAAATTTCTTGGTAGTAGTTTTCATCTATATAATCTGCTGTGATACAATACTCGCTTTCTACTACTTTTTTCTTTTTGGTAAATAAGTGTTTTTGAAAATCTTCAATAGTACTTAAAAACTCTATAATACGTGTACCTACTTTATCAAATGCTTTTGCTATTAGTAAGGTTGTATTATCTAATTTACCTGCGTATATGCTTTCCAAATCATCAAAAATGTAATTTTTAACGTATCTGTTTTTCTCATTGGTTAAAAACTCGTTTAGATTTTCGTGTATAAAATAATCAGCATCATTACCAATGTAGAAACTGTTTAGTTTTTGGTCTAATGTATAGAGTGATTTTAAAGTTTCATCTGTAAACTGTTTTGTTTCTTCATCATATAAGCGTACACCTCTATCAAAATTGTTTTTTACTTCTTTTTCAATTTTCAGTTTCTTTTGACGTAAAGCAGACAAACCTTTTATTGCACCGTTTTGTACTTTATCAAAGTCTTTAGTTAGGTCTACAAAGACTTGTTTGGTTTTATCGTCTTTAGTGTATTCAAGATATTTGTCAATCGCTGTTTCTTTAAATACTTCTTTATAAATAGCTTTAAAAATTTCTACTTTAGAGGTAGATGCATCAGAAAGATTAAAAACAACTTGATAAATAGTTTCTTTAGTCGCTTTGTCTTTTACTTTTTCAATTCTATCAAAACGATAATGTTTTAATTGGCTGTCTTTATTGTTGTTTTGGCTTGTTCCTTCCTCTTCGCTATTTTCATTTGTTTCTAAACGGTATTCTATTTTCTTGCCATTTAAATCAAACTTTATAGCGTTGAAAGATGTACCTGTTTTAATGTATAAGCTGCCTTTGTGTTTCCAATGAAACATTGTATCACTACCATTATAATCTGCTTCGTAAGGCACTTTGTATAAGTCTCTGCTACGATCATTATAGCCAAAATCTCCATTAGAATAATACATCTGGAAGAAACCAAGTATATGATTGTAGATTTTGTCTTTTAGCTCGTCTGTTATGCCTTCTGATTTAGATAACGTGTTTAAGGTTTCTGTAAGTTTAGTTTTCTTGTCTTGATTTTGTTCTGTACTAATAAATAACTCTAATTGTTTGTAATTAGCTTCTGGGTCATTAAGAAGATTTTCTTGATTTAGTTTTTTTAGAAAATTTTCTAAATCTATAGCATCTGTTTTTTGATTTGCAAGATTTACTTCTTTTAAAGTTTCTTCAATAGTTGGTGCTAAATCGTTAGGATTATCTCCATCAATAAAGCTTTCTATGTGGTTACGTTTAAGGTTGTATATTTTATAAATACCAAAGTCCAAATCATTTTCATTGAATTGGAACATTTCTTTAAGGAAGTATCTTAAGTTATCTATTGATTTTGACATTGTTATGGCAGGATGTTTTTTGTTCTTGTAAAAGTTAAAAATATAAATATTTTTGTCCAAACGACGTAAATATTCACTTTAATTATTCAACTTTCAAAAAATTAAAAAAACACATATTTTCTAAAAACCTCAATCATTAATAAAATCGGAAGTAAACAACTAATTGAATGTCTAATATCTATAGCATTTAATAAGTAGTTAGAATTAACAAAGTGATTTCAGCCCCCTATCTCGTCCCCCTAAAAACAAAAAAGTCTTCAAAACCGATAGGTTAAGAAGACTTTAAGTGAGCCCTGAAGGATTCGAACCTTCGACCGCCTCCTTAGAAGGGAGGTGCTCTATCCAGCTGAGCTAAGAGCCCGTAATTTTTAAGTTGTTACGACCAACTGTGTCGGGGTGGCAGGATTCGAACCTGCGACCTCCTCGTCCCAAACGAGGCGCGATGACCGGGCTACGCTACACCCCGAGTGCAATTTCTTAGCGGAGAGACAGGGACTCGAACCCTGGCGACCCTAAGGTCGACAGATTAGCAATCTGCTGCATTACCACTCTGCCATCTCTCCTTTCGTTGTCAGACTAAAAGCCTGCACTGAAATTGCGAGTGCAAATTTAAGACTAGAAAAAGGATTACACAAGACTTTTTTCATTTTTTTTGAAAATATTTTTTCCTACTCAGGATATTCTACTCTTAAATGATAAATATTCATGAGTTTTTTCTTGATAACCTTCTTTATCATTTCTATTTCTCGAAAGGTAATATCCGAATTTAAAAACTGATTATCAGCCATTTGCTTACTAATGATTTTATCAATCAAATTACTAACAGACAAAGCTGTAGGTTTTGTTAAACTTTTAGAAGCTGCTTCAGAAGCATCACACATCATTAAGATAGCCGTCTCTTTTGAAAAGGGTATTGGGCCTTGGTATTGGAATTTTTTAATATCTACCACAACATCTGGGTTTAATTCTTTTTCTTTCATGTAAAAATAGTAGGTAGAACTGGTTCCATGATGTGTTCTTATAAAATCTATAATTCTATCTGGTAACTTATATTTCTTAGCTAATTCTACACCTTTTATAACATGATCTGTAATAATTTTAGAACTATCTCCGGGTGATAAATCATTATGAGGATTTACACCTGTAGACTGATTCTCTGTAAAATACATTGGATTTAACATTTTACCAATATCATGATACAATGCACCTGTTCTTATCAGCATAGAATTTGCTCCAATTTCATTGGCTGCAGCTTCGGCTAAATTAGCCACTTGCATTGAGTGTTGAAATGTACCGGGTGCTTTTTCATTTAACTCTCTTAAAAGCTTTGTATTGGTATTAGAAAGTTCTAACAAGGTAACGTCAGAGACCAAACCGAATACTTTTTCATACATATATATTAAAATGATCGATAAAAAAGACAACAACCCGTTTGCTGCAAAAAGCAAAAAGTATTGTCCGTTTATTTGAGATGCATTTCCTTCTCTAATTATAGAAAAAGCAAAGTAGGTAAGCATATAAATTAATGTAATCTGAGCAACTGAAATAAATAAATTTGCTCTCTTATACAATTCAGAAACAGTAAGTATGGTTACCATACCCGCAATAATATGTAAATATATAAACTCGAAACTATTAGGCACAATATACCCTAAAAGTAACACGGTTAAAACATGGGTAAATAAACCTAAACGGGCATCAAAAAAAGCTTTTAAAACTATTGGAAGCACACTTAAAGGAACAACATATAAATAATCTGCATTGTACTTAATAACCAATGTTTGTATAAAAATCATTGAAAAAACATTAAAAAAGATAAAAGTAACTTTGTTATTGTTATGATATATTTCTATTCTATACTTATACAAAAATAATAAAAGCATAAATAAAGCAAGTGAAACTAAGATGGTATATCCCAGAATAATCCAATTATAATTTGAGTCGGTCCAAACTTTAGACTCAGATTCACTTTTTAAAGAATTTAAGATGGCTAGTTTTTTCCCTTCAACAACATCTCCTTTTAATATAATTAACTTTCCAGATTCAACTTTTCCCTTGGTATAAGAAATGTTTTTTATGGAGTTATCTATTACTTTTTCTGTATATAAATTATCAAAAGAAACATTAGGTTTAATAATTTCTGATAACAAATCTAATAATACTTTTTTACCATAAAAAGATTTTTCCTTTTCTAAATTACTTCTAATAATCTCTAATACTTCCCTAGAGGTTAAAAGGTTTTTAAATAAGATATCTTCTACCTCATTTCCTTTTCTAATGGCAACTATTTCATTTTTATTAGAAACCCTATCTTGGCTTGCTACATCTAAGAAACCTTTTCTGTAAACATTATCAATTACTTTTTGACCAATTTCTGATAACCTTTTAACCTCATCTACATTTAATGAGTCAGATTCCTTTATAAGAGATATTCTTCTTTTATAATTTAACTTTACATTATTTTCTACATCAAAATCATATAAAAAATACATTTTTGAATTTACAGTAATCTCCTTTTTCTCGTTCGTAATTTCTTCTTCGGTTTTCTGAATAGCAAAATCAAAAGGGGCATATAAATTATCATATTTCCAAAGTTGCCCATTATTAAAATCATATTTAAATTGCCCCCCTTTTGGAAACAAATAAACAATTGCAATTGTGGCAACTAAAAACAATATTACCTTATAAATAATGGCGTTGTTTTGGTACAGTTTATTAACTATATTACTCATAGATTTTATCTTCTTACTACAAACTTACCATAAAAAAGTCACGCTCAAAAATTCAAGTTGATTAATAAAACTAAAATTGATTAAAAATAGTTAATTTAGCGCGACAAATCTTACTCACAGTAAATACTATATTTATGAAAGAAGTCGTAATTGTATCTGTAGCCAGAACTCCTATTGGAAGTTTCATGGGAAGTTTATCTACCATTCCTGCCCCTAAATTAGGTGCAATCGCTATAAAAGGAGCATTAGAAAAAATAAGCTTAAACCCCAATTTGGTTGAAGAGGTTTTCATGGGAAATGTAGTTTCTGCAGGTTTAGGTCAGGCTCCGGCAAGACAAGCAGCCATTTTTGCAGGAATTCCTAATACAGTACCATGTACCACAGTAAACAAAGTATGTGCTTCTGGCATGAAATCTATTATGCTAGCAGCTCAAACAATCGCTTTAGGTGATGCGTCTATCGTTGTTGCAGGTGGTATGGAAAACATGAGTTCTATTCCTCATTATCAACATGCAAGGAAAGGCTCTAAATTTGGACCAATAACCATGGAAGATGGTTTACAAAAAGATGGTTTGGTTGATGCTTATAATCATATACCTATGGGTATTTGTGCAGATACTTGTGCTACTGAATATGGTTTTTCTAGAGAAGATCAAGATGCATTTGCAATACAATCTTATAATAGATCTGCAAAAGCATGGAGTGATGGAAAATATGCTGATGAAATTGTACCTGTTGAAATTCCTCAAAGACGTGGAGAACCTATTATCTTTTCTGAAGACGAAGAATACAAGAATGTAAGAATGGATAAAATTCCTACACTAAGACCTGCGTTTACAAAAGACGGAACAGTTACCGCTGCAAATGCCTCTACAATTAATGATGGTGGTGCTGCATTGGTTTTAATGTCTGCTGAAAAAGCGAAAGAATTAAACATTACACCTATTGCAAAAATAAGAAGTTATGCAGATGCTGCTCATGAACCAGAGTGGTTTACTACAGCACCTTCTAAAGCACTCCCCAAAGCCTTTGCTAAAGCAAATATTTCTATTGATGATGTAGATTATTTTGAATTAAACGAGGCATTTTCTGTTGTTGGATTAGCTAATATGAAGATTTTAGGCATCTCAAATGATAAAGTAAATGTAAATGGTGGTGCTGTTTCTTTAGGGCATCCGTTAGGGGTTTCTGGAGCAAGAATAGTAATTGCTTTAACTTCTATCTTAAAACAAAATAATGCTAAAATTGGAGCTGCTGCAATCTGTAATGGTGGCGGTGGAGCAAGTGCATTTATTATAGAAAGAATTTAATAAAATATTTTATTTAAAACTTACCACTCAAAACTCACAACTTGTTATACGGCATTTGTAACTTAAGCATTGTTCCTTTAAGAGCAGAAGAATCAGACCAATCAGAAATGACTAGTCAGATTTTATTTGGTGAAACTTTTAAAGTGATAGAAAAACAAAAAGAATGGAGTAAAATTCGTTTGACTTTTGATAACTATGAAGGCTTTATAGACAATAAGCAATACCTAGAAATTACAGAAGGTTTCTATTTTAAATTAAAAACTGAAAAACAGTATTTTTCAGGAGAAATGATAGATTTTATTACCAATAGCAAAAATGAATTAACCACAATTCCTTTAGGTGCAAATTTACCTTTTTACAATGCTGGTAAACTTCAAATAAACTCAGATTTATATATATATGAAGGAGCTGTTTTATCTGAAGAAAAATCTAAAAAAAACATTGCACAAACTGCTTTCAATTATTTAAATTCTCCATTTTTATGGGGAGGAAAAACGCCTTTTGGAATTGATTGTTCGGGTTTTACACAAATGGTTTATAAACTTTGTGGACACAAACTTTTAAGAGATGCAAAACAGCAAGCTACCCAAGGTGACGTTTTAAGTTTTATTGAAGAAAGTGAAGCTGGTGATTTAGCTTTTTTTGACAATGAAGAAGGAGAAATTATACATGTAGGTATTATTTTAAGTGATTACCATATTATACATGCTCATGGTAAAGTAAGAATAGATACTTTAGACCATAGTGGTATTTTTAATGCAGAACTTCAAAAACACACGCACAAATTAAGAATTATAAAAAAAATGATATAATTTTTTTATAAAAATTTAATATAAAAAAAACCGAAACTAAAATTAGTTCCGGTTTTTTTTATCCTTAAAAGTCTTAACTATTGACCTTTCATTTCCTTGTAAATTGGTCTTAAAGCATCTGCTTCAGAAGTCATTTCTAAAGTATCGTAAATATTTAACAATGTGCTTACGGTACCTTCTGTTCTACTAAGATTATCTGCTTTTATAATATAAGGTAAAGCTTCCTTACAGATCACTTTTAACTCACCTTCTAATTCTGTGTATTTTTTTTCGTTCGATAAATTTTCATTCATCTCATTAATAACATCAATTCTTTTATTTAAAACAGTAACACCTAAATTTAAATAAGCATCTCCATATTCTGGATTCAATTCTATAGCCTTTTTATAAAAACCAATAGCCTCTTCAATATGTTTTTCTTGAGCACTAACAACACCTAAATTAAAAAACAAGGTAGGATTTGTAGGATCCATTTTTACAGCCTCCTTCATTAATTCTCCAAACTTATCCATTTTTTCTAGCTGAATATACATTTGCGCCTGATTTAATAGTAAATTTAAATCCTTAGGATTTGCTTTTCTAGCTTCTTCTAAAGCTGCAACAGCTAATTCTGGTTTTCCTTGGTTTACATATATATAACCAATGTTTTTAATAATTTCTGCTTGTTTAGATTCAGTTGTTTTATTACTAGGTTTTATGTATTTACCAAACTTAACCATAGCATCTCTATTTGCTTTGGTACCTAAATTTTCTTCTTTACCTGTTTCTTTATTTACGGCAATATACTGTGTAGCAATACCTGTATAATTAACATCCTGTAACTCTTTATAATATTTTAAAGCACCATCATAATCTTTAGCCAAAGAAGAACTTAAAGCTGCATTGTATAAAAACGAAGTATCAGTAGGA is a genomic window containing:
- a CDS encoding site-specific DNA-methyltransferase, giving the protein MSKSIDNLRYFLKEMFQFNENDLDFGIYKIYNLKRNHIESFIDGDNPNDLAPTIEETLKEVNLANQKTDAIDLENFLKKLNQENLLNDPEANYKQLELFISTEQNQDKKTKLTETLNTLSKSEGITDELKDKIYNHILGFFQMYYSNGDFGYNDRSRDLYKVPYEADYNGSDTMFHWKHKGSLYIKTGTSFNAIKFDLNGKKIEYRLETNENSEEEGTSQNNNKDSQLKHYRFDRIEKVKDKATKETIYQVVFNLSDASTSKVEIFKAIYKEVFKETAIDKYLEYTKDDKTKQVFVDLTKDFDKVQNGAIKGLSALRQKKLKIEKEVKNNFDRGVRLYDEETKQFTDETLKSLYTLDQKLNSFYIGNDADYFIHENLNEFLTNEKNRYVKNYIFDDLESIYAGKLDNTTLLIAKAFDKVGTRIIEFLSTIEDFQKHLFTKKKKVVESEYCITADYIDENYYQEILENKTQLKEWQNLFSLEIKTIEDIKANPTLVLDTKCFKQIDGTNPFKDKIISEIDDLDDKTNGVLFKSENHQGLNFIETKFLSKIDCIYIDPPYNTGDDGFAYKDNFKHSSWITMMENRLFKAKKVLDKGGLIFINIGEQEYFRLKSLLEEVFGNNSISTLIWKKKKQPSFLSQVGTMTDYIFVYAKDKALIKKLSIDKASDGTRRVDNASNPISEMLILKGIESKGLKVGVIKKGIYQNKSMSTEYLEDVVIKDGIVQNDFKVKANFRNKQEAITLFSREKLIYITEKYSFRRYPTDEEMSRNKSISNLLTDWGDNQDSNKEKENLYNDLGEFPYPKPTKLIENIVKSIINPNAFVLDFFGGTGTTAHSVLNLNKNEGKRKYMLMEMGDYFDKVLTKRVVRRIFSENWQNCKPLDNNGSLKHIFKYQVLEQYEDVLDNLQVYKGALPENLPIKYLYKPEENSLDTTLNLFTPFSNTINYGQPTQKGFIDLTETYNYLQGYFIKSIKTYELNKKYYKVIETTNGVLVIWRDIAINEDDSTQIIEITSKHTNIHTIEVNAEFATLTLDKSNHLKVGDEDIELKIISKEIFNQ
- a CDS encoding HD family phosphohydrolase → MSNIVNKLYQNNAIIYKVILFLVATIAIVYLFPKGGQFKYDFNNGQLWKYDNLYAPFDFAIQKTEEEITNEKKEITVNSKMYFLYDFDVENNVKLNYKRRISLIKESDSLNVDEVKRLSEIGQKVIDNVYRKGFLDVASQDRVSNKNEIVAIRKGNEVEDILFKNLLTSREVLEIIRSNLEKEKSFYGKKVLLDLLSEIIKPNVSFDNLYTEKVIDNSIKNISYTKGKVESGKLIILKGDVVEGKKLAILNSLKSESESKVWTDSNYNWIILGYTILVSLALFMLLLFLYKYRIEIYHNNNKVTFIFFNVFSMIFIQTLVIKYNADYLYVVPLSVLPIVLKAFFDARLGLFTHVLTVLLLGYIVPNSFEFIYLHIIAGMVTILTVSELYKRANLFISVAQITLIYMLTYFAFSIIREGNASQINGQYFLLFAANGLLSFLSIILIYMYEKVFGLVSDVTLLELSNTNTKLLRELNEKAPGTFQHSMQVANLAEAAANEIGANSMLIRTGALYHDIGKMLNPMYFTENQSTGVNPHNDLSPGDSSKIITDHVIKGVELAKKYKLPDRIIDFIRTHHGTSSTYYFYMKEKELNPDVVVDIKKFQYQGPIPFSKETAILMMCDASEAASKSLTKPTALSVSNLIDKIISKQMADNQFLNSDITFREIEMIKKVIKKKLMNIYHLRVEYPE
- a CDS encoding acetyl-CoA C-acyltransferase; translated protein: MKEVVIVSVARTPIGSFMGSLSTIPAPKLGAIAIKGALEKISLNPNLVEEVFMGNVVSAGLGQAPARQAAIFAGIPNTVPCTTVNKVCASGMKSIMLAAQTIALGDASIVVAGGMENMSSIPHYQHARKGSKFGPITMEDGLQKDGLVDAYNHIPMGICADTCATEYGFSREDQDAFAIQSYNRSAKAWSDGKYADEIVPVEIPQRRGEPIIFSEDEEYKNVRMDKIPTLRPAFTKDGTVTAANASTINDGGAALVLMSAEKAKELNITPIAKIRSYADAAHEPEWFTTAPSKALPKAFAKANISIDDVDYFELNEAFSVVGLANMKILGISNDKVNVNGGAVSLGHPLGVSGARIVIALTSILKQNNAKIGAAAICNGGGGASAFIIERI
- a CDS encoding C40 family peptidase; translation: MLYGICNLSIVPLRAEESDQSEMTSQILFGETFKVIEKQKEWSKIRLTFDNYEGFIDNKQYLEITEGFYFKLKTEKQYFSGEMIDFITNSKNELTTIPLGANLPFYNAGKLQINSDLYIYEGAVLSEEKSKKNIAQTAFNYLNSPFLWGGKTPFGIDCSGFTQMVYKLCGHKLLRDAKQQATQGDVLSFIEESEAGDLAFFDNEEGEIIHVGIILSDYHIIHAHGKVRIDTLDHSGIFNAELQKHTHKLRIIKKMI
- a CDS encoding tetratricopeptide repeat protein, producing the protein MKNQILALTVGLLSIASYAQKDEIKAAEKAIKKGQFKEAKAALAGLKATEDSMDPKYKAKYYFLKGTAIGKSDVKKAAEAYNKLISYEKEIGKPKYTKEAQPKLSELVQFTSKKAIDFYNNKDYAKATNNFYLTYVLSPTDTSFLYNAALSSSLAKDYDGALKYYKELQDVNYTGIATQYIAVNKETGKEENLGTKANRDAMVKFGKYIKPSNKTTESKQAEIIKNIGYIYVNQGKPELAVAALEEARKANPKDLNLLLNQAQMYIQLEKMDKFGELMKEAVKMDPTNPTLFFNLGVVSAQEKHIEEAIGFYKKAIELNPEYGDAYLNLGVTVLNKRIDVINEMNENLSNEKKYTELEGELKVICKEALPYIIKADNLSRTEGTVSTLLNIYDTLEMTSEADALRPIYKEMKGQ